One Brassica napus cultivar Da-Ae unplaced genomic scaffold, Da-Ae ScsIHWf_1884;HRSCAF=2527, whole genome shotgun sequence genomic window carries:
- the LOC125599517 gene encoding protein Ycf2-like (The sequence of the model RefSeq protein was modified relative to this genomic sequence to represent the inferred CDS: added 36 bases not found in genome assembly) — MKGHQFKSWIFELREIVREIKNSHYFLDSWTQINSVGSFIHIFFHQERFRKLLDPRIFSILLLRNSQGSTSNRYFTIKGVVLFVVAALLYRINNRNMVESKNLYLKGLLPIPMNSIGPRNDTSEESFGSSNINRLIVSLLYFTKGKKISESCFRDPKESTRVLPITKKCIMPESNWSSRWWRNWIGKKRDFCCKISNETVAGIDISFKEKDIKYLEFLFVYYMDDPIRKGHDWELFDRLSPNKRRNIINLNSGQLFEILVKDWICYLMFAFREKIPIEVEGFFKQQGAGSTIQSNDIEHVSHLFSRNKRAISLQNCAQFHMWQFHQDLFVSWGKNPHESDFLRKISRENWIWLDNVWLVNKDRFFSKVRNVSSNIQYDSTRSSFVQVTDSSQLNGSSDQFIDPFDSISNEDSEYHYHTLINQREIQQLKERSILWDPSFIQTEGREIESDRFPKYLSGYSSMPRLFTEREKRMNNHLLPEESEEFFWNSTRAIRSFFSDRWSELHLGSNPTERSTRDQKLLKKEQDVSFVPSRRSENKEIVNIFKIITYLQNTVSIHPISSDLGCDTVPKDELDMDSSNKISFLNKNPFFYLFHLFHERKRGGYTLRHDFESEERFQEMADLFTLSITEPDLVYHKGFAFSIDSYGLDQRQFLKEVFNSRDELKKKSLLVLPPIFYEENESFYRRIRKNWVRISCGNFFEDPKPKRVVFASNNIMEAVNQYRLIRNLIQIQFQYSPYGYIRNVLNRFFLMKRPDRNFEYGIQRDLIGNDTLNHRTIMKDTINQHLSNLKKSQKKWFDPLIFLSRTERSINRDPNAYRYKWSNGSKNFQEHLKHFVSERKSRFQVVFDRLCINQYSIDWSEVIDKKDLSKSLRFFLSKLLRFLSKLLLFLSNSLPFFFVSFENIPIHRSEIHIYELKGPNDQLRGGYIHNSFPF, encoded by the coding sequence ATGAAAGGACATCAATTCAAATCCTGGATTTTCGAATTGAGAGAAATAGTGAGAGAGATCAAGAATTCTCACTATTTCTTAGATTCATGGACCCAAATCAATTCAGTGGGATCtttcattcatatttttttccacCAAGAACGTTTTAGAAAACTCTTGGACCCTCGAATTTTTAGTATCCTACTTTTGCGCAATTCACAGGGTTCAACAAGCAATCGATATTTCACGATCAAGGGTGTAGTACTATTTGTAGTAGCGGCCCTTCTATATCGTATTAACAATCGAAATATGGTCGAAAGCAAAAATCTCTATTTGAAAGGGCTTCTTCCTATACCTATGAATTCCATTGGACCCAGAAATGATACATCGGAAGAATCTTTTGGGTCTTCCAATATCAATAGGTTGATTGTTTCGCTCCTGTAttttacaaaaggaaaaaagatcTCTGAGAGCTGTTTCCGGGATCCGAAAGAGAGTACTCGGGTTCTCCCAATAACTAAAAAGTGTATCATGCCTGAATCTAACTGGAGTTCGCGGTGGTGGAGGAACTGGATCGGAAAAAAGAGggatttttgttgtaagatATCTAATGAAACCGTCGCTGGAATTGATATCTCATTTAAAgagaaagatatcaaatatctggagtttctttttgtatattatatggaTGATCCGATCCGCAAGGGCCATGATTGGGAATTGTTTGATCGTCTTTCTCCGAATAAGAGGCGAAACATAATCAACTTGAATTCGGGACAGCTATTCGAAATCTTAGTGAAAGACTGGATTTGTTATCTCATGTTTGCTTTTCGTGAAAAAATACCAATTGAAGTGGAGGGTTTCTTCAAACAACAAGGAGCTGGGTCAACTATTCAATCAAATGATATTGAGCATGTTTCCCATCTCTTCTCGAGAAACAAGCGGGCTATTTCTTTGCAAAATTGTGCTCAATTTCATATGTGGCAATTCCACCAAGATCTCTTCGTTAGTTGGGGGAAGAATCCGCACGAATCGGATTTTTTGAGGAAAATATCGAGAGAGAATTGGATTTGGTTAGACAATGTGTGGTTGGTAAACAAGGATAGATTTTTTAGCAAGGTACGAAATGTATCGTCAAATATTCAATATGATTCTACAAGATCTAGTTTCGTTCAAGTAACGGATTCTAGCCAATTGAACGGATCTTCTGATCAATTCATAGATCCTTTCGATTCCATTAGTAATGAGGATTCGGAATATCACTATCACACATTGATCAATCAAAGAGAGATTCAACAACTAAAAGAAAGATCGATTCTTTGGGATCCTTCCTTTATTCAAACGGAAGGAAGAGAGATAGAATCAGACCGATTCCCTAAATACCTTTCTGGATATTCCTCAATGCCCCGGCTATTCACGGAACGTGAAAAGCGAATGAATAATCATCTGCTTCCGGAAGAAAGCgaagaatttttttggaattctacAAGAGCCATTCGTTCTTTTTTCTCTGACAGATGGTCAGAACTTCATCTGGGTTCGAATCCTACTGAGAGGTCCACTAGGGATCAGAAATTGTTGAAGAAAGAACAAGATGTTTCTTTTGTCCCTTCCAGGCGatcggaaaataaagaaatagttaatatattcaAGATAATTACGTATTTACAAAATACCGTCTCAATTCATCCTATTTCATCAGATCTGGGATGTGATACGGTTCCGAAGGATGAACTGGATATGGACAGTTCCAATAAGATTTCATTCTTGaacaaaaatccatttttttatttatttcatctaTTCCATGAACGGAAGAGGGGGGGATACACGTTACGCCACGATTTTGAGTCAGAAGAGAGATTTCAAGAAATGGCAGATCTATTCACTCTATCAATAACCGAGCCGGATCTGGTGTATCATAAGGGATTTGCCTTTTCTATTGATTCCTACGGATTGGATCAAAGACAATTCTTGAAGGAGGTTTTCAACTCCAGGgatgaattgaaaaagaaatctTTATTGGTTCTACCTCctattttttatgaagaaaatgaatcttTTTATCGAAGGATCAGAAAAAATTGGGTCCGGATCTCCTGCGGGAATTTTTTTGaagatccaaaaccaaaaagagtGGTATTTGCTAGCAACAACATAATGGAGGCAGTCAATCAATATAGATTGATCCGAAATCTGATTCAAATCCAATTCCAATATAGTCCCTATGGGTACATAAGAAATGTATTGAAtcgattctttttaatgaagagACCTGATCGCAACTTCGAATATGGAATTCAAAGGGATCTAATAGGAAATGATACTCTGAATCATAGAACTATAATGAAAGATACGATCAACCAACAtttatcgaatttgaaaaagagtcagaagaaatggttcgatcctcttatttttctttctcgaaCCGAGAGATCCATAAATCGGGATCCTAATGCATATAGATACAAATGGTCCAATGGGAGCAAGAATTTCCAGGAGCATTTGAAACATTTCGTTTCTGAGCGGAAGAGCCGTTTTCAAGTAGTGTTCGATCGATTATGTATTAATCAATATTCGATTGATTGGTCTGAGgttattgataaaaaagattTGTCTAAGTCACTTCGTTTCTTTTTGTCCAAGTTACTTCGTTTTTTGTCCAAGTTACTTCTCTTTTTGTCTAACTCacttccttttttctttgtgaGTTTCGAGAATATCCCCATTCATAGGTCTGAGATCCACATCTATGAATTGAAAGGTCCGAACGATCAAC